A stretch of Corallococcus macrosporus DNA encodes these proteins:
- a CDS encoding DUF2171 domain-containing protein, with product MSARSNAMIHAGEVREGMSVRTADGHPLGRVAGVGDTHFELEQGLVPIPRRDYLVEYSDVEAVTGDEVLLKPADHSQLTLEEDDDGGALPPRHSEGLEAEPTNDPVGPPRH from the coding sequence ATGAGCGCGAGGAGCAACGCGATGATTCACGCGGGAGAGGTTCGCGAGGGCATGTCGGTGCGCACCGCCGACGGACATCCACTGGGCCGGGTGGCGGGCGTGGGCGACACCCACTTCGAGCTGGAGCAGGGGCTGGTCCCCATTCCCCGGCGCGACTACCTGGTCGAATACAGCGACGTGGAGGCGGTGACCGGGGACGAGGTCCTCCTCAAGCCGGCGGACCATTCCCAGCTCACGCTGGAGGAGGACGACGACGGCGGCGCCCTGCCGCCGCGCCACAGCGAGGGCCTGGAAGCGGAGCCCACGAACGACCCCGTGGGTCCCCCGCGGCACTGA
- a CDS encoding Kelch repeat-containing protein, with translation MLWLGVVFACGPAPRADAGSVESPVPGVLSTPRRLLPYVALEDGRVLAAGGHDGSRTLGTCEVFDPDTGRWRTTGTLRTARRNHAAVRLLDGRVLVVGGSNGVTVGALASAELFAPDTGVWTQAASMAEARNDPAAVVLPDGRVLVAGGTDVDLRPVRSAELFDPASGTWSAAEAPGFARGGAGTAVVLRTGKVLFASGLQSELYDPLTGHWERAGVMGGAAGTHRLGHTVTLLPDGRVLVVGGTTTQAAMTAEVYVPERNAWEPVEAPGVPREHHAALVTGEGAVLVVGGEHSTRGTLASAERFDPARGTWTQAPTLHEPRGEAGALWLRRGTVLVVGGVNELGTLATSEEYVPAPAVAQVESEI, from the coding sequence ATGCTGTGGTTGGGGGTGGTGTTCGCGTGCGGTCCCGCGCCGCGAGCCGATGCGGGCAGCGTGGAGTCCCCGGTGCCGGGCGTGCTGTCCACGCCCCGGCGGCTGTTGCCCTACGTCGCGCTGGAGGACGGGCGGGTGCTGGCGGCCGGAGGGCATGACGGCAGCCGCACGCTGGGCACCTGCGAGGTGTTCGACCCGGACACGGGGCGGTGGCGGACCACGGGGACGCTGCGCACGGCGCGGCGCAACCACGCGGCGGTGCGGCTGCTGGATGGGCGTGTGCTGGTGGTGGGTGGCTCCAACGGCGTGACGGTGGGCGCGTTGGCGAGCGCGGAGCTGTTCGCGCCGGACACGGGCGTGTGGACGCAAGCGGCGTCCATGGCCGAGGCGCGCAACGACCCGGCGGCGGTGGTGTTGCCGGACGGACGCGTGCTGGTGGCGGGCGGAACGGACGTGGACCTGCGGCCGGTGCGTTCGGCGGAGCTGTTCGACCCGGCGTCAGGGACCTGGAGCGCGGCGGAGGCGCCCGGCTTCGCGCGAGGCGGCGCGGGGACGGCGGTGGTGCTGCGCACGGGCAAGGTGCTCTTCGCGAGTGGCCTCCAGTCGGAGCTGTACGACCCGCTGACGGGCCACTGGGAGCGGGCGGGAGTGATGGGAGGCGCGGCGGGAACGCACCGGCTGGGGCACACCGTGACGCTGCTGCCGGACGGACGCGTGCTGGTGGTGGGAGGCACCACGACGCAGGCGGCGATGACGGCGGAGGTCTACGTGCCGGAGCGCAACGCCTGGGAGCCGGTGGAGGCGCCCGGAGTGCCAAGAGAGCACCACGCGGCGCTGGTGACAGGAGAGGGCGCGGTGCTGGTGGTGGGAGGCGAGCACTCCACGCGAGGCACGCTGGCCTCCGCGGAGCGCTTCGACCCAGCAAGAGGCACATGGACGCAGGCGCCCACGCTGCATGAGCCGAGAGGCGAAGCCGGAGCCCTGTGGCTGCGCCGGGGCACGGTGCTGGTGGTGGGCGGAGTGAACGAGCTGGGCACCCTGGCCACGAGCGAGGAGTACGTCCCCGCTCCGGCCGTGGCTCAGGTCGAATCTGAAATTTAG